The following coding sequences are from one Rattus rattus isolate New Zealand chromosome 11, Rrattus_CSIRO_v1, whole genome shotgun sequence window:
- the Rbpj gene encoding recombining binding protein suppressor of hairless isoform X2 — MAPVVTGKFGERPPPKRLTREAMRNYLKERGDQTVLILHAKVAQKSYGNEKRFFCPPPCVYLMGSGWKKKKEQMERDGCSEQESQPCAFIGIGNSDQEMQQLNLEGKNYCTAKTLYISDSDKRKHFMLSVKMFYGNSDDIGVFLSKRIKVISKPSKKKQSLKNADLCIASGTKVALFNRLRSQTVSTRYLHVEGGNFHASSQQWGAFYIHLLDDDESEGEEFTVRDGYIHYGQTVKLVCSVTGMALPRLIIRKVDKQTALLDADDPVSQLHKCAFYLKDTERMYLCLSQERIIQFQATPCPKEQNKEMINDGASWTIISTDKAEYTFYEGMGPVLAPVTPVPVVESLQLNGGGDVAMLELTGQNFTPNLRVWFGDVEAETMYRCGESMLCVVPDISAFREGWRWVRQPVQVPVTLVRNDGIIYSTSLTFTYTPEPGPRPHCSAAGAILRANSSQVPTNESNTNSEGNYTNASTNSTSVTSSTATVVS; from the exons GGAAGCTATGcgaaattatttaaaagaacgAGGGGATCAAACAGTACTCATTCTTCATGCAAAAGTTGCACAGAAGTCATATGGAAATGAAAAACG atttTTTTGCCCTCCTCCTTGTGTGTATCTTATGGGCAGtggttggaagaaaaaaaaagaacaaatggaaCGAGATGGTTGTTCTGAACAAGAGTCTCAACCCTGTGCATTTATTGGAATAGGAAATAGTGACCAAGAAATGCAGCAGCTGAACTTGGAAGGGAAG AACTACTGCACAGCCAAAACATTGTACATATCTGATTCAGACAAGAGGAAACATTTCATGTTGTCTGTAAAAATGTTCTATGGCAACAGTGATGACATCGGTGTGTTCCTTAGCAAGCGGATAAAGGTCATCTCCAAACCTTCCAAAAAGAAGCAATCATTGAAAAATGCTGACT TGTGCATTGCCTCAGGGACAAAGGTGGCGCTGTTTAATCGACTTCGGTCCCAGACCGTTAGCACCAGATACCTGCACGTAGAAGGAGGGAATTTCCATGCTAGTTCACAGCAGTGGGGAGCATTTTACATTCATCTCT TGGATGATGATGAATCGGAAGGAGAGGAATTCACAGTTAGAGATGGCTACATCCATTATGGACAGACTGTCAAGCTGGTGTGCTCAGTTACTGGCATGGCACTCCCAAGACTG ATAATTAGGAAAGTTGATAAGCAGACAGCATTACTGGATGCAGACGACCCTGTATCACAACTCCACAAATGTGCATTTTACCTTAAGGACACAGAAAGAATGTACTTGTGCCTTTCTCAAGAAAGAATAATCCAATTTCAG GCCACTCCATGTCCAaaagaacagaataaagaaatgataaatgatgGAGCGTCCTGGACAATCATCAGCACAGACAAGGCTGAGTACACGTTCTATGAGGGAATGGGCCCTGTCCTTGCCCCGGTCACTCCTGTGCCTGTCGTAGAAAGTCTCCAG TTGAATGGCGGCGGGGATGTAGCCATGCTTGAACTCACAGGACAAAACTTTACTCCAAATTTACGAGTGTGGTTTGGGGATGTAGAGGCCGAAACAATGTACAG ATGTGGAGAGAGCATGCTCTGTGTGGTCCCAGACATCTCTGCATTCCGAGAAGGTTGGCGATGGGTCCGGCAGCCAGTCCAGGTTCCAGTAACTTTGGTCCGTAATGATGGAATCATTTACTCCACCAGCCTTACCTTTACCTACACCCCAGAACCAGGGCCAAGGCCGCACTGCAGCGCAGCGGGAGCCATTCTCAGAGCCAACTCAAGCCAAGTGCCCACCAATGAGTCAAACACAAACAGCGAGGGAAAttacacaaatgccagcacaaaTTCTACCAGTGTCACGTCGTCCACAGCAACTGTGGTGTCCTAA
- the Rbpj gene encoding recombining binding protein suppressor of hairless isoform X3, whose translation MAWIKRKFGERPPPKRLTREAMRNYLKERGDQTVLILHAKVAQKSYGNEKRFFCPPPCVYLMGSGWKKKKEQMERDGCSEQESQPCAFIGIGNSDQEMQQLNLEGKNYCTAKTLYISDSDKRKHFMLSVKMFYGNSDDIGVFLSKRIKVISKPSKKKQSLKNADLCIASGTKVALFNRLRSQTVSTRYLHVEGGNFHASSQQWGAFYIHLLDDDESEGEEFTVRDGYIHYGQTVKLVCSVTGMALPRLIIRKVDKQTALLDADDPVSQLHKCAFYLKDTERMYLCLSQERIIQFQATPCPKEQNKEMINDGASWTIISTDKAEYTFYEGMGPVLAPVTPVPVVESLQLNGGGDVAMLELTGQNFTPNLRVWFGDVEAETMYRCGESMLCVVPDISAFREGWRWVRQPVQVPVTLVRNDGIIYSTSLTFTYTPEPGPRPHCSAAGAILRANSSQVPTNESNTNSEGNYTNASTNSTSVTSSTATVVS comes from the exons GGAAGCTATGcgaaattatttaaaagaacgAGGGGATCAAACAGTACTCATTCTTCATGCAAAAGTTGCACAGAAGTCATATGGAAATGAAAAACG atttTTTTGCCCTCCTCCTTGTGTGTATCTTATGGGCAGtggttggaagaaaaaaaaagaacaaatggaaCGAGATGGTTGTTCTGAACAAGAGTCTCAACCCTGTGCATTTATTGGAATAGGAAATAGTGACCAAGAAATGCAGCAGCTGAACTTGGAAGGGAAG AACTACTGCACAGCCAAAACATTGTACATATCTGATTCAGACAAGAGGAAACATTTCATGTTGTCTGTAAAAATGTTCTATGGCAACAGTGATGACATCGGTGTGTTCCTTAGCAAGCGGATAAAGGTCATCTCCAAACCTTCCAAAAAGAAGCAATCATTGAAAAATGCTGACT TGTGCATTGCCTCAGGGACAAAGGTGGCGCTGTTTAATCGACTTCGGTCCCAGACCGTTAGCACCAGATACCTGCACGTAGAAGGAGGGAATTTCCATGCTAGTTCACAGCAGTGGGGAGCATTTTACATTCATCTCT TGGATGATGATGAATCGGAAGGAGAGGAATTCACAGTTAGAGATGGCTACATCCATTATGGACAGACTGTCAAGCTGGTGTGCTCAGTTACTGGCATGGCACTCCCAAGACTG ATAATTAGGAAAGTTGATAAGCAGACAGCATTACTGGATGCAGACGACCCTGTATCACAACTCCACAAATGTGCATTTTACCTTAAGGACACAGAAAGAATGTACTTGTGCCTTTCTCAAGAAAGAATAATCCAATTTCAG GCCACTCCATGTCCAaaagaacagaataaagaaatgataaatgatgGAGCGTCCTGGACAATCATCAGCACAGACAAGGCTGAGTACACGTTCTATGAGGGAATGGGCCCTGTCCTTGCCCCGGTCACTCCTGTGCCTGTCGTAGAAAGTCTCCAG TTGAATGGCGGCGGGGATGTAGCCATGCTTGAACTCACAGGACAAAACTTTACTCCAAATTTACGAGTGTGGTTTGGGGATGTAGAGGCCGAAACAATGTACAG ATGTGGAGAGAGCATGCTCTGTGTGGTCCCAGACATCTCTGCATTCCGAGAAGGTTGGCGATGGGTCCGGCAGCCAGTCCAGGTTCCAGTAACTTTGGTCCGTAATGATGGAATCATTTACTCCACCAGCCTTACCTTTACCTACACCCCAGAACCAGGGCCAAGGCCGCACTGCAGCGCAGCGGGAGCCATTCTCAGAGCCAACTCAAGCCAAGTGCCCACCAATGAGTCAAACACAAACAGCGAGGGAAAttacacaaatgccagcacaaaTTCTACCAGTGTCACGTCGTCCACAGCAACTGTGGTGTCCTAA